The following proteins are co-located in the Malassezia restricta chromosome II, complete sequence genome:
- a CDS encoding AP-1 complex subunit gamma-1 translates to MSTFFQAQQQVAALDPRLGNLMASAGLYNLRALIKGVRACKTLADERALLQKESAAIRTSFKDDDAYMRYNNLSKLLYIHMLGYPAHFGQMECLKLVASPRFTDKRLGYLGIMVLLDENAQVLMLVTNGLKNDMNHSNMYIVGLALCTFANIASEEMSRDLCNEIEKLMGSSNSYIRKKAVLCAMRIIRKVPDLIDHFLEPTLQLLGDKSHGVLLCTLSLAIQICEIDPSSISLFGRSTSSLVAVLRNLLSTSFSPEHDVAGITDPFLQAKILRFLRILGRESTEVSDLINDILAQVATNTDGSKIVGNSILYECVLTILETKADAGLRVMAINILGKFLGNSDNNIRYVALNTLNKVVGIDTNAVQRHRTTILECLHDPDISIRRRALELTYKLINENTVSSVMSELLQFLEVADNEFKLGLTTRICMAADRFAPNARWHLDTMLHVLRVSGHYVREDVLASFLRLVCHTPELHAYAVENLYLSLHADMSQLYQTLAAVWVIGEYGDLLFERGRIEQNGTAQPVHPKSVVDMLAMLLDSVYATEPVREYVLTALTKLHTRMQDTEQQERIRSILAQYVESIDLETQKRALEYSVLLKRDSVRDAVLEVMPLPEKRSIVLETVGGDTKDLRSTVSSGQNDLLLDAENTPAGNTAHSQQNAQDLLLDIFGGSNEPAPRAVSATASRQDILGLFDTPPQPPVAQTTSALSSMNLLDEPESEKPQALPVYNKNGFSMALTILSHGTDVTVQACFTCTTDVQHIMLQAAVPKTQQLQMLPLSKSSIAPGEQATQNMRISGVSNNGKVRLRIRLSYHVHGEEVRDQLDWMQP, encoded by the exons ATGTCGACGTTTTtccaggcgcagcagcaagtGGCTGCTCTAGACCCGCGTCTCGGCAATCTTATGGCGAGTGCAGGCCTCTACAATTTGCGTGCACTCATTAAGGGTGTGCGCGCATGCAAAACATTAGCTGATGAGCGTGCATTGCTGCAGAAAGAATCTGCAGCGATCCGAACATCATTTAAAGATGATGATGCCTATATGCGGTACAACAACCTCTCTAAGCTTCTGTATATTCATATGCTTGGATATCCCGCGCATTTTGGCCAGATGGAATGTCTCAAACTTGTCGCATCTCCTCGCTTTACCGATAAGCGACTGGGTTACCTGGGCATTATGGTTCTTTTGGACGAAAACGCACAAGTTCTTATGCTTGTGACAAACGGTTTAAAAAA TGATATGAATCATTCCAATATGTATATCGTGGGTCTGGCACTCTGCACTTTTGCGAATATTGCCTCGGAAGAAATGTCGCGCGATCTGTGTAATGAGATTGAAAAGCTTATGGGCAGCTCGAACTCTTACATTCGAAAGAAAGCTGTGCTCTGTGCTATGCGCATTATTCGCAAAGTACCCGACTTGATCGATCACTTCCTGGAGCCAACGCTTCAGCTTTTGGGTGACAAGAGTCATGGCGTTCTGCTCTGTACTTTGAGTCTGGCAATTCAGATCTGTGAAATTGACCCTTCATCTATTTCTCTATTTGGTCGTTCAACCTCTTCGCTTGTGGCCGTGTTGCGAAACCTGCTTTCCACCAGCTTCTCTCCAGAGCATGACGTGGCAGGCATCACGGATCCATTTTTGCAGGCCAAGATTTTACGCTTCTTGCGTATTCTGGGTCGCGAAAGCACCGAAGTGTCTGATTTGATCAATGATATCCTTGCCCAAGTCGCCACAAACACTGACGGAAGCAAGATTGTTGGAAACAGTATTTTATACGAATGTGTGCTGACCATTTTGGAAACCAAAGCAGACGCTGGTTTGCGCGTGATGGCCATTAATATTCTTGGCAAGTTTCTCGGTAATAGCGATAACAATATTCGTTATGTCGCTCTCAACACACTAAACAAAGTTGTGGGTATCGATACCAATGCTGTCCAAAGGCACCGAACGACGATTCTTGAGTGTCTACATGACCCTGATATCTCCATTCGGCGCCGTGCATTGGAGCTCACTTACAAACTCATAAATGAAAACACCGTATCATCGGTAATGAGCGAATTGTTGCAATTCCTTGAAGTTGCTGACAATGAATTTAAACTTGGTCTGACGACACGCATCTGCATGGCAGCGGATCGATTCGCTCCAAATGCACGTTGGCATTTGGATACCATGCTACATGTCTTGCGTGTATCTGGCCATTATGTGCGTGAAGATGTATTGGCTTCATTCTTGCGACTCGTTTGTCATACACCCGAGCTGCACGCCTACGCTGTCGAAAATTTGTACCTCTCTCTTCATGCAGACATGTCACAATTGTATCAAACACTGGCGGCTGTGTGGGTCATTGGCGAATACGGCGATTTGCTCTTTGAACGTGGGCGCATTGAGCAGAATGGCACTGCGCAACCTGTCCATCCCAAATCTGTGGTTGATATGCTGGCCATGCTACTCGACTCGGTGTATGCAACAGAGCCTGTGCGTGAGTATGTTCTCACGGCCTTGACGAAACTCCATACCCGAATGCAAGACACAGAACAGCAAGAACGAATCCGATCGATTCTTGCTCAATATGTGGAAAGCATTGACCTCGAGACGCAAAAGCGCGCGCTGGAATACTCCGTGCTCTTGAAACGTGATTCTGTTCGTGACGCAGTGCTAGAGGTCATGCCACTACCCGAAAAACGCTCTATTGTTCTTGAAACGGTAGGCGGTGATACGAAAGATCTTCGCTCGACTGTTTCATCGGGACAAAATGATTTGCTTTTGGATGCAGAGAACACACCAGCGGGAAACACCGCTCATTCTCAACAAAATGCACAGGACTTGCTCCTCGATATTTTTGGTGGCAGTAACGAGCCGGCACCCCGAGCTGTCTCTGCGACAGCATCTCGTCAAGACATTCTCGGCCTGTTTGATACTCCTCCCCAGCCGCCCGTGGCACAGACAACATCGGCTTTGAGCTCGATGAATTtgctcgacgagccggAATCCGAAAAGCCACAGGCCTTGCCCGTGTACAACAAGAATGGTTTCAGTATGGCTCTCACTATACTCTCACATGGTACGGACGTCACGGTACAGGCCTGCTTTACTTGCACGACAGATGTGCAACATATCATGCTTCAGGCTGCTGTGCCCAAGACACAGCAACTGCAGATGTTGCCTCTGAGCAAGTCGTCTATCGCGCCGGGTGAGCAGGCGACACAGAATATGCGTATCTCGGGTGTAAGTAACAACGGCAAAGTGCGATTGCGTATTCGATTGAGCTATCATGTACATGGTGAAGAAGTTCGGGACCAGTTGGACTGGATGCAGCCATAA
- a CDS encoding MFS family protein, translating to MSEEDEPSVNQNYAHNVPSMTPLQSQIPVTEFVSALAPEEEEEAEDELGWLRRLPWWHRPRPLWLFPVVFLFALAAGIMLAARIELLLSLTCDMQHIDDPPSIPPQPLSPNTPSIHARSVHIPSTHCRQSVEAQSLLSIVQLQLLMIVGMCSMLTTGFWSQLSDRTGRKPILFAALGGGLINDAVALAVSSVPMSRIPTGWWILVWGSVIEGVLGSTGLVTAMAQSYMTDVTASGTRSHEFALLTGTIFLGVAFGPTIGGLITKYTESLSTTILVAVAVRLFIFVITPGLPDSLRPDVRIRAVADHRTRLHEIYEHQSKAMRTWVTVKHVLMTPFHNLAFLLPQGRSDHYERLRGDESGDFQVHSRHEPRNTSLLFLSAAYAVEVTCMAVVPIKIQYVQLVFGWSSSAVGLFVSFSAMTRMLTLTVLLPLIVRYLHHMPKSIVLPQDNPLVPDDAGIHALDENGRSKRHSRTIPHQWSTTEHELEREWQTRSKKLKMIHDSHMDKYIAVVSSLTTVAASVIMARAKTPAWFLIGTFAVSLGAGVGSALSSLGMAVISRPNSAGRLFGAWAVLSTLSGTIVGPMLFSLVFSHSAAYAPSLSFYLVALLQISSVFLLCFVRLGSTDTLEGLPPRPFPPRRST from the coding sequence ATGTCTGAAGAGGATGAGCCATCTGTGAATCAAAACTATGCGCATAACGTACCATCCATGACCCCCTTACAGTCACAGATACCAGTCACCGAATTTGTATCTGCATTGGCCCcagaagaagaggaggaagCAGAAGACGAGTTGGGATGGCTTCGGCGCTTGCCATGGTGGCACAGGCCACGTCCTCTTTGGCTCTTTCCTGTGGTCTTTTTATTCGCCTTAGCAGCGGGTATCATGCTCGCTGCACGTATTGAATTGCTGCTCTCTTTGACTTGTGATATGCAACACATCGACGACCCACCCTCAATTCCACCGCAGCCTCTATCTCCCAACACTCCCTCGATACATGCCAGGAGCGTACATATTCCATCTACTCATTGCAGACAATCTGTTGAGGCCCAAAGTCTACTTTCGATTGTCCAACTTCAACTGCTTATGATCGTCGGCATGTGCTCAATGTTAACAACAGGATTCTGGTCGCAATTGTCCGATCGCACGGGCCGCAAGCCCATCTTATTTGCAGCTTTGGGTGGCGGTCTTATCAATGATGCTGTGGCCCTTGCTGTCTCCTCTGTACCAATGTCACGAATCCCCACGGGCTGGTGGATCCTAGTTTGGGGCAGTGTGATCGAAGGCGTACTGGGTTCAACAGGATTGGTAACAGCGATGGCTCAGTCTTACATGACTGATGTGACCGCCAGCGGTACACGATCGCATGAATTTGCACTCCTTACAGGCACAATCTTTCTCGGCGTGGCATTTGGTCCTACGATTGGCGGCCTTATCACCAAATATACCGAAAGCCTTAGTACAACCATTCTGGTCGCAGTCGCAGTTCGTCTCTTTATTTTCGTCATAACACCTGGATTGCCTGATAGCCTACGACCAGATGTCCGAATTCGTGCTGTTGCTGATCATCGTACTAGACTTCACGAGATTTATGAACATCAAAGCAAGGCAATGCGTACCTGGGTTACCGTCAAGCATGTGCTCATGACGCCATTTCACAATCTTGCCTTTTTATTGCCTCAAGGACGTTCAGATCATTATGAAAGGCTAAGAGGCGACGAAAGTGGCGACTTTCAAGTCCATTCGCGGCACGAACCCCGGAATACTAGCTTGTTGTTTTTGTCTGCGGCTTATGCCGTCGAAGTAACTTGCATGGCTGTGGTGCCCATCAAGATACAATATGTGCAACTTGTTTTTGGTTGGAGCTCTAGTGCCGTGGGCTTGTTTGTGAGTTTTTCTGCCATGACACGCATGCTCACCTTGACCGTGCTTTTGCCTTTAATTGTCCGGTATTTGCATCACATGCCAAAATCCATCGTTCTGCCGCAAGATAATCCTTTGGTACCTGATGATGCAGGCATACACGCTTTGGATGAAAACGGACGCAGTAAGAGGCATTCGCGTACTATCCCCCATCAATGGTCCACGACTGAACATGAACTCGAGAGAGAATGGCAGACACGCTCAAAGAAGCTCAAAATGATACATGACAGTCATATGGATAAGTACATCGCCGTTGTATCCTCACTCACTACGGTGGCTGCGTCAGTGATTATGGCGCGAGCCAAGACACCTGCTTGGTTTTTGATAGGCACATTTGCCGTTTCGCTTGGTGCGGGCGTTGGTTCCGCTCTGAGCTCGCTTGGTATGGCTGTCATTTCACGCCCAAATAGCGCTGGTCGTCTATTTGGTGCATGGGCGGTTTTAAGCACATTATCGGGCACAATTGTGGGTCCCATGTTGTTCTCTCTCGTTTTTAGCCACAGTGCTGCTTACGCTCCCTCTTTGTCGTTTTACTTGGTCGCATTGCTTCAAATATCTTCTGTATTTTTACTATGCTTTGTGCGTCTGGGCTCTACGGATACACTAGAAGGATTACCACCCAGGCCATTTCCCCCGCGTAGATCCACGTAG
- a CDS encoding regulator of nonsense transcripts 1, protein MTQPARTGEHDPVMDDLEKEIDEMYVNEANEYVEDDAEPVAEHACAYCGLDDVDCVMKCTVCDKWFCNGFGKTTSSHIVTHLVRARHKSVMLHPSSPLGDTVPECYSCGSRNPFLLGFLPAKGDAVVMLLCRSPCNFAANTKDMGWDATQWSPLIENRTFLSWLVKIPSVKQQKKARPITAQQILLLEELWRDNERATLADVENPEHEQTLPETLHHYETAKQYVLIHQKLISAEEDYDKRLKENLTQRDITVNWETSNGKTLVWIRLPQLESGEIRLAMGDELKLIYTGSLAHKWESPITVARFSSVSSTEVACEVPHGNKAPLHCTTNFNLEFIWTGTTYSRMNRALNRFFKSKSCMAPVIRDVLLGKSVDIPLINTQKTLSLSVPGLPELNHSQLSAIKAVLGSPISLIQGPPGTGKTVTSATLIYHLVRLRKTRMLVCAPSNVAVDQLAEKLHRTGLRVLRLVSRTREVMESSVSFLSLHEQASSVEPNSQLGHLIQLKHKNGGLNSSDEAKYRTLLENREYELLNAAEVICTTCSSSADKRLNAFKFPLVLIDEATQATEPECLIPIVQGCQQLVLVGDHQQLGPVVMNRKVARAGLNESLFERLVLLGVKPRRLEVQYRMHPSLSEFPSNMFYDGMLQNGVSSHERLRKHVAIPWPIPTMPMMFYQNLGQEEISPSGTSYLNRTEASSVEKLVTALLKAGVAPEQIGVITPYEGQRNFVINHMQFHGSMMKDAYRAIEVASVDAFQGREKDYIIVTCVRSNNRLGIGFLSDSRRLNVALTRARFGLIVIGNARVLCKDPLWYHFLVHFKDRNLLVEGALSNLRPSMIQFGPPPVPRKSKSRLEQAKTNAAIGTESLAMDPVRAPFRGATGTTQTLREGMWDTLSLDAKTLSQSQSDWLNQVRQDKDADLESLDGYRSQASIAGSDEDEVRPVKNVSSAQGTSSAPSITKFL, encoded by the coding sequence ATGACTCAACCAGCAAGAACTGGGGAGCATGATCCGGTCATGGATGATCTGGAAAAAGAAATCGATGAGATGTATGTAAATGAAGCAAATGAATATGTGGAAGACGACGCAGAGCCAGTCGCCGAACATGCATGTGCTTATTGCGGTTTGGATGATGTTGACTGCGTAATGAAGTGCACGGTGTGTGATAAATGGTTTTGCAACGGGTTTGGCAAGACAACATCCTCCCATATTGTCACTCATTTGGTGCGTGCTCGTCATAAGTCTGTCATGCTGCACCCATCTTCTCCGCTTGGCGACACAGTCCCTGAGTGTTACTCGTGCGGCTCGCGCAATCCATTTTTGCTGGGCTTTCTACCTGCAAAAGGAGACGCCGTGGTCATGCTTCTTTGCCGATCACCGTGTAATTTTGCTGCGAACACCAAGGACATGGGCTGGGATGCCACGCAGTGGTCTCCGCTCATCGAAAATCGTACATTCCTATCATGGCTAGTTAAGATACCTTCAGTCAAGCAGCAAAAGAAGGCGAGACCTATCACAGCGCAGCAAATCCTTTTGCTTGAGGAGCTTTGGAGAGATAATGAACGTGCCACATTAGCTGACGTTGAAAATCCGGAGCACGAGCAAACACTTCCAGAAACGTTGCATCATTATGAAACAGCGAAACAATATGTCTTGATCCATCAAAAGCTAATCTCTGCTGAGGAAGATTATGATAAGCGCCTTAAAGAGAATCTTACGCAGCGTGATATCACTGTAAACTGGGAAACGAGCAACGGGAAGACTTTGGTTTGGATTCGCTTGCCCCAATTAGAAAGCGGTGAAATTCGCTTGGCGATGGGTGATGAGTTAAAACTGATTTATACCGGATCATTGGCGCACAAGTGGGAGTCTCCTATCACTGTGGCTCGCTTCTCGTCGGTATCATCCACCGAGGTGGCATGCGAAGTGCCGCATGGAAACAAAGCTCCTTTGCACTGTACAACCAACTTTAATTTGGAATTTATCTGGACGGGAACAACGTACAGTCGCATGAACCGAGCCTTGAATCGGTTTTTCAAGTCCAAGTCATGCATGGCACCTGTAATCCGTGATGTTTTATTGGGAAAGTCTGTTGATATACCTCTAATCAATACACAAAAGACGCTCTCTCTCAGCGTCCCGGGGCTTCCTGAATTGAATCATTCGCAGCTATCTGCTATTAAGGCTGTTCTTGGATCGCCCATCAGTCTTATTCAAGGACCACCTGGAACAGGTAAGACTGTCACAAGCGCTACATTAATATATCATCTTGTGCGTTTGAGAAAGACTAGGATGTTAGTTTGTGCTCCATCTAATGTGGCCGTCGACCAACTTGCGGAAAAATTACACCGGACAGGACTTCGAGTTCTCCGACTTGTGTCACGTACGCGTGAAGTGATGGAAAGCTCTGTGAGCTTTTTAAGTTTGCATGAGCAAGCTTCGTCAGTCGAACCAAACTCACAACTGGGTCATTTGATTCAACTCAAGCATAAAAATGGCGGATTGAACTCGTCTGACGAAGCCAAGTACCGAACATTGTTAGAAAATCGTGAATATGAGCTTCTCAATGCCGCCGAGGTCATCTGTACGACATGCTCAAGCTCTGCCGACAAGCGACTAAATGCGTTCAAGTTCCCGCTAGTTCTTATCGATGAAGCTACGCAAGCCACGGAGCCTGAGTGCTTGATTCCGATCGTTCAGGGTTGCCAACAGCTTGTGTTGGTTGGTGAccaccagcagcttggACCTGTTGTGATGAACCGGAAAGTGGCGAGAGCAGGGCTCAATGAGAGTTTGTTTGAACGACTAGTTCTACTTGGGGTCAAGCCACGTCGTCTTGAAGTCCAGTATCGTATGCATCCATCTCTGTCCGAATTTCCCAGTAATATGTTTTACGATGGTATGCTACAAAATGGTGTGTCTTCGCATGAACGACTTCGAAAGCATGTGGCTATCCCATGGCCCATCCCTACGATGCCCATGATGTTTTATCAGAATCTAGGCCAAGAAGAAATTTCCCCCAGCGGTACCTCATACTTAAATCGGACGGAAGCCTCTAGTGTTGAAAAATTGGTAACAGCACTGCTCAAGGCGGGTGTGGCCCCTGAACAGATTGGTGTCATCACACCATATGAAGGTCAACGGAACTTTGTCATCAACCACATGCAGTTCCATGGCAGTATGATGAAAGATGCTTATCGTGCTATTGAGGTGGCAAGTGTCGATGCTTTCCAGGGTCGTGAGAAGGATTATATCATTGTTACGTGCGTCAGAAGCAACAACCGGCTAGGCATTGGCTTCCTGAGTGACTCACGGCGACTTAACGTAGCCCTGACGCGAGCTCGATTCGGTCTTATTGTGATTGGGAACGCACGCGTTCTTTGTAAAGACCCATTGTGGTATCACTTCCTCGTACACTTCAAAGACCGCAACTTGCTTGTTGAGGGTGCTCTGTCCAACTTGCGACCTTCTATGATTCAGTTTGGCCCACCGCCTGTACCGCGCAAATCCAAGTCGCGACTTGAGCAAGCCAAGACAAATGCAGCCATCGGAACGGAATCTCTGGCCATGGATCCGGTTCGTGCACCATTTCGCGGCGCTACAGGGACTACTCAAACCCTACGTGAGGGCATGTGGGATACGTTATCACTTGATGCCAAGACTCTTTCACAGAGCCAGAGTGATTGGTTGAACCAAGTCCGGCAGGACAAAGACGCTGACCTGGAAAGCCTGGATGGATATCGAAGTCAAGCATCTATTGCTGGTTCTGACGAAGACGAAGTGCGTCCTGTAAAGAATGTTTCCTCTGCTCAGGGCACTAGTAGTGCGCCTTCCATCACGAAATTCCTATAG
- a CDS encoding molybdopterin binding domain protein, which translates to MPTVWRRVPCVCLSARLLSPQKRTLATSNRVHFMTSAPTPSISSLPALYERTPVSTDVNRPFVRTAACLIIGDEVLNGKTHDSNSNKMAKMCFELGIELKRVEVIPDVVEDIMEAVQRMSRTYDFVVTSGGIGPTPDDITYESIAKAFGKEPLEYDDETLHRMEISIQHHYKDLSATDEMTKARKRMALFPKDSEVIFPTEQLWVPVVRVNGNVCILPGIPSLFEALLYATQPYLRLDPNAPRPIRTLVETMLPESVISPLLQRLTASGKKEGIRVGSYPKWGKGVHISFIGYDQSIIDKYVEQAIHETGGVRVSST; encoded by the exons ATGCCCACAGTGTGGCGGCGGGTACCTTGTGTGTGTCTGTCAGCTCGACTATTGTCTCCACAGAAAAGAACCTTGGCTACATCAAACCGTGTTCATTTCATGACATCTGCACCGACTCCTTCCATTTCTTCGTTGCCTGCACTGTATGAGCGCACGCCAGTTTCCACGGATGTGAATCGTCCGTTCGTTCGCACAGCTGCTTGCCTCATCATTGGTGATGAAGTGTTAAATGGAAAGACTCACGATAGTAACAGCAACAAGATGGCGAAAATGTGCTTTGAActcggcatcgagctcaAGCGTGTGGAAGTGATCCCTGATGTGGTCGAGGACATCATGGAAgctgtgcagcgcatg TCTCGTACATATGATTTTGTGGTGACCAGTGGGGGTATTGGCCCTACTCCTGACGATATAACATACGAATCGATCGCCAAGGCGTTTGGCAAAGAGCCGCTCGAATACGACGATGAGACACTCCATCGAATGGAAATTAGCATTCAACACCATTACAAAGACCTTTCAGCAACAGACGAGATGACAAAGGCCCGAAAGCGTATGGCTCTGTTTCCTAAAGATTCTGAAGTAATTTTCCCAACGGAGCAACTATGGGTGCCTGTGGTGCGTGTCAATGGCAATGTGTGTATCTTGCCAGGCATTCCAAGCCTATTTGAGGCACTTCTCTATGCTACACAGCCCTATCTGCGCTTAGATCCCAATGCGCCACGCCCGATACGCACCCTCGTTGAAACCATGTTGCCTGAAAGCGTCATCAGCCCTCTACTCCAGCGACTCACTGCCTCAGGGAAGAAGGAGGGTATCCGTGTAGGATCCTATCCCAAATGGGGAAAGGGTGTGCACATATCATTTATCGGATATGACCAGTCTATCATCGACAAATACGTGGAGCAGGCTATACATGAAACGggtggcgtgcgtgtgtCTAGCACCTAG
- a CDS encoding SH3 domain YSC84-like protein 1, whose product MEGDCRRAKKILDTFCPSGTHHGLDKVIPPSVLRKAKGFAIFTIFRVGFLMSARVGMGVVVAKLPNGEWSPPSSIGIGGLGGGFNAGAEMVDFLIVLNSRAAVRSFMTAGSLQLGGNLSLAVGPLGRTGEASAAMNSEMQLSAMFSYSVSRGLYGGVTIEGTVLIERKEANEKVYGGSVTPMQILSGSVEVPQFAVPLVSRIEEVTGSVPFNDDESSITEDLDSNENFKGNAYADSRRQAYFEPRHSKSIGTTYRTHDMPRAPMDDLDEQLQSNSLGGKSPSPPPPSQHVPYVPRVSRLSTPRQSAPRVESVGRGSHHTASYASHAPEDPFSDIHAVEENAVNAPDHSHLSYEPRVSRRAVMRDDEFDPLEASTNKLVDERENGSRRPQPVDLIDPSILDGDLVVAIHEFTALRDTDLSFKRGDLIRVTRRTDKENDWWTGELVASYRDGPPPSGDFPSNYTETL is encoded by the exons ATGGAGGGCGATTGCCGGCGGGCAAAAAAG ATTTTGGATACGTTTTGTCCATCAGGAACACATCATGGGCTGGATAAGGTGATACCACCGAGTGTTCTGCGCAAGGCGAAGGGTTTTGCGATCTTTACCATTTTTCGCGTCGGCTTTCTCATGAGCGCACGCGTCGGCATGGGAGTTGTTGTCGCCAAACTGCCCAACGGTGAGTGGTCACCGCCATCATCCATCGGAATCGGTGGCTTGGGTGGTGGCTTCAATGCTGGGGCAGAGATGGTGGACTTTCTGATCGTACTCAATTCGCGAGCTGCTGTTCGCTCGTTCATGACAGCTGGATCACTTCAGCTAGGCGGAAATTTGAGTTTGGCCGTAGGTCCTTTGGGCCGCACAGGTGaagccagcgccgccatgAACTCAGAAATGCAACTCTCGGCCATGTTCAGTTACAGCGTGAGCCGTGGTCTGTATGGTGGTGTCACGATTGAAGGTACTGTACTCATCGAGCGCAAGGAAGCCAATGAAAAAGTGTACGGTGGCTCTGTTACTCCTATGCAAATATTATCTGGATCTGTTGAGGTGCCCCAATTCGCCGTGCCTTTGGTGAGCCGCATTGAAGAAGTAACTGGAAGTGTACCATTTAATGACGACGAGTCCAGCATCACAGAAGATTTGGACTCGAACGAAAATTTCAAGGGCAATGCATACGCTGACAGTCGCCGTCAGGCATATTTTGAACCAAGACATTCCAAGTCTATTGGCACAACGTACAGAACACATGATATGCCTCGTGCCCCCATGGATGACCTTGATGAACAACTGCAGTCGAATAGTCTGGGGGGAAAGAGCCCAAGTCCACCGCCTCCGAGCCAGCACGTGCCATATGTGCCTCGTGTTTCAAGACTTTCCACGCCAAGACAATCTGCTCCAAGGGTAGAGTCCGTGGGTCGTGGCTCCCATCATACAGCGTCTTATGCTTCACATGCGCCAGAAGATCCATTCAGCGATATTCATGCTGTCGAGGAAAATGCAGTAAATGCACCTGATCACTCCCATTTGTCATACGAGCCTCGCGTATCTCGCCGTGCGGTGATGCGCGACGATGAATTCGATCCATTAGAAGCAAGTACTAACAAACTTGTTGATGAACGTGAAAATGGATCAAGGCGTCCTCAGCCTGTCGATCTTATTGATCCGTCCATTCTTGACGGCGACTTGGTCGTGGCCATTCATGAATTCACTGCGTTACGTGACACAGATCTTTCTTTCAAGCGTGGTGACCTCATCCGTGTTACTCGACGTACAGATAAAGAGAATGATTGGTGGACAGGCGAATTGGTCGCCAGCTACCGAGACGGCCCACCACCATCAGGAGA TTTTCCATCCAACTACACAGAGACACTCTAG